The DNA segment CGGGCTTATCCGAAGAAGAAGCAGTGGAGCCTGGACGAGCTTGATCTGCTCCATGACTGGGTGATGTTCGTCGATGCCGACGAGCGCGTCACGCCGGCGCTGGCGGATGAGTTGGCGGCCCTGTTTGCTGCAGGGCCGATGTCCCTGGCCTATTTCGTGCGGGCGAGGCCGGTGGTGATGGGGCGGGTGCTACGCTTCGGCGCAGGCTTCCGCAAGATCGCCCTGCTGAACCGCCGCCGTTGCCGCTATCCGGTCTGCGACGATCTTGGCGTCGCCACCATGTGGGAGGTGGAAGGGCACTATCAGCCGACAGTGGACGGCCAGATCGGATCTCTCCGCCAGCCGATGCTGCACGATGACCGCAAGCCGCTTTACCAGTGGTTCGAGCGGCACAACCGCTATTCGGACTGGGAGGTGTGGTTGGATGGCCAGGAGCGTCGGCTACCGGTGTACCGGGCCGAAACACGCGCGCGGCGGCTGGCCAAACGGGTGTTCGCCCGTCTGCCCTGCCGCCCGCTGCTGGTATTTCTGGCTGTCTATATTGCCCGGCTGGGTGTCCTGGACGGTGGTCCCGGACTGCACTACGCCCTGAGCCGGGCATTCTATTACTGGCAGGTCGACTATAAACGTCGATGGACCGACGCCGAGCGCAAGGCCGGCCGCGATCCGGACCTGGCTTACTCGTCGTCCGATTCGTCTTCGGTGGCGTCGCCGGCCAGCGCCTTGATCAGCTCGAACGCACGCCGCCGCACATTCTCTTCCGGAATGCGGTAATACGCCCGCACCAGCTCCAGCGTCTCGCGCCGGGCCATCGACTCGAACTCCTGGGTCTCGCTCGGCTCGCCCAGCCCCTCGTCACCGGGAGACGGCAGGTCCTCGAAGAAGAAGGTGACCGGCACGCCCAGAACCTGGGACAGGTTGAACAGGCGGCTGGCGCTGATGCGGTTCGCGCCACGCTCATACTTCTGGAGCTGCTGGAAGGTGATTCCGACAGCTTCGCCAAGGGTCTCCTGGCTCAATCCCAGAAGCGTGCGGCGCAGGCGCAGGCGCTGACCGACATGAATGTCGATGGGGTTGGGGCCTTCACCCCGCTTCGACAGCGAATAGGCCTTGGCCAAAGTGGCCTTTCTCGAGCTCTTGTTAGCGCTCATTTCTATCTCCAACCTGGAACGGCGCCCCACACGCGCGGTGCAGAATGCTTAGCAGGCAAAAGGATTAGTCAACTCTGTCCCGAACGTGGAGCACTGATTCTCCACGGCACACCGGGCAGTTCGTCGCAGATCCAACCATAACGGTCAAAAGCGCCATGTGGCGCATGACTTTTTGCAGAATACGACAACTTAGGGGCCGAATGTAGAGGTAAAGCGCAGCCTGCCATAGAACTTCGGCCAAAACCGCCGCAAACTCCCCATGCCGAATTGGATAATACGGATGGATAAGCAAACAGCCAATGGCATGCACAGAGTCCAGCGTCTGAGCTGAAATTGTTCTTCCCGGCCCAGCCGCTCCTCTGTCCTGGAGCGTCCGCCCGACGCGAAGCACGCCACCGGGCGGGACACATGGACGCAGGTCCGGGCCGACCGCAGAGCTTCGAGCGTGAAACCGTAATCCGCCGCAATCCGCAGGTCGGTCCGGTACCGCAGACCACGGACCTGATCGTGGCGGTAGAGTATGGCGCAATGATGAGCGAACATCCCGTAGAAGGCCCAGCGCGGCCGGCGGGCGGGCCTGATGGCGGTCAGTCCGGGCGCAACCTCCTCCACCGCGTCGCCATAGACGAGGTCCGCATGCTCTCTCGCGGCGGCAAGGGCGGAGAGCGCCTTGGAGTCCGCCAGCCGGTCGCCCGCATTCAAGAACAGCAGCCACTCGCCGCGGGCCTGCTCCATGGCGCGGTTCATGGCGTCGAATGGGCCAGCGTCCGGTTTGCTGTCCCACCAGCCCATCTCACCGGCCCAGCCGGCCAGCAGCTCGGCCGTTCCATCCGTCGATCCGCCATCCGCCACAAGCCATTCGAAATCACGCCAGTCCTGCGCAATCAGGGAGGCGCGGGTCAGAGCTAGGCCGGCCGCATCGTTCCGGACCACCGTGATGACAGAGACTGCGGGCGCCATTGCGTCCCTCCCGGCTAGTCGAAGCTGGCGATGGCCGCCGCGGTCAGGGCAAGCTGGCTCAGGATCGTGGTCACGCTCTGGGCGATGGTCAGGAAGCCGTAGGGTTCCGCGTCCCGGGGCACGATGATCGTGGACCCTGGCGGAATCGCGTCCACGGCGTGACGGCCGATTTCCGAAAGCGGCTTGGCACTACCATCCGGCAGCAGCACGAAAATCCGCCCCCTGTCCGCATTGCGGGTCAGCCCGCCGGCCTCCTCCAGGTAGATCCGGCCGCTCTTGCCCGGGGCGAATTGAAGTACTGCAGGTGACAGCACTTCGCCGCTGACCGTCACGGTGAGCGGCCGCTTGGGAACGTAGAGCCGGTCGCCCGGCTCCAGCACCATGTCGAGATGGGGGCGGACGGCGAGGACCGCCGGGTCCGCCTCCATTGTGACACGGCCGACGGGGCCGGCGGTTCGCAGTTCCTCGACCAGACCGCGGGCCAGTTCGACATGCCTCGCATCCGGCGGGTCCGGCCGGAGCAGCGCCATGCTCAGCGAGCGCTCCATTTCCTCCGCTGCGCGCAGCAGGCCCTGGCGTTCAGCCTGCCGGGCGCTGTCGCGGATAAAGATCGCCCCGGCCGGATAGGCAGTGGGCAGCAGCCCGCCGGCCCTCGCCAGCACGGAGGAGAGCTTCTCACCCGGCAACAGGTCGAAATGACCGGGTTCCCGCACCTCGCCCGCCAGCACGATCCCGCCGCGCTGCGGCGACGGAGTGCGCCGGGGCACGCGAACCGCGTCACCGGGTCGTAGCATCAGCGATGCTGCTGCTGGCGAGGACAGGCGCAGCAGGCGTACAGGTTCCGCCGTTTCGGGATCACCGGCCACCATCTCCACGGAATCGGGGTCGGCCTGGGCCAGCAGGCCGCCGGCCGCGGCGATCAGGGCGGGCACCGTGGCGGAAACAGCGACCGGGTAAATGCCGGGTTCGGCCACTGCGCCGCGCAAGGACACGCTCCGATCCTCCAGCAGCCGGAGCAACGCCGCATCCGCCGGGAGAAGGTCCTTCGGCCCGGTCGCTTCCGGGCCGGTCAGGGCGGGTGGGGCTGTTGGTTCCTCCGGCCCGGCGGGGCTGTCCAGGATGGCACGCAACTGCGGCCTGGACAGGATTACGACCTTGTCCCGGTCCGCCAGACGCCGGTCGAATCCGCCCTCCATGACCTCCGCCGGTGCGAAGGGAACCAGGGTCCGGGCTCCTCGTGCGCGGTCCACCCGCTCTATGATGGCGAACAGCCCGTAGACATCGTCCGTCAGCGCCTCTCCCTTGCCGAGAAGATCGCGCAACGTACCCGCCCGGCGCAGGGGAATACGGCCGGGGTTCTTGACGGCTCCGGTCAGCTCCACCCAGGGCTCGGCAGCATCCAGGATGCCCAGCCCGCCCGCCGCGCCCACCATGGCCAGCGGCGCGCCCGTCGCACCCCCGGCCGCCGACACAAGCTCAGCCGGTGTGGCGCCGGGGCCGGCCGGATAGAAGCCGGGGCGCAGCACGCCCTCGCGCAGCAGGACGGCATGATCGAGCGCAAGCGGCAACAGATCCGGCTGTTCTGCGAACAGGACGGGGCAGGGCAGGTCGGGACCGGTCAGGGCGGCAGCCGCGGCGGCCATCGGCCCCGCCGCGAACGCGCCCTTGCCGTCGGCCGCGACCCGCGCCGCCAGGGCGGACAGGCCCGGACATTCCTTCGGCTGCGCGGGTGGCGACCGAAATGAGGTATCGCCCTCATCGCTGGCCATCAGGTCAAGTACGGCCCGGCTCGACAGGAAAGCGATCTCCTCCGGGCCGAACAGGACCAGCGAATCCCCATCCGCCAGGGCCGGCGCGGTTCCAGGGCGGCCGGCATGAATCGGAACCAGTCGCCGTGCCCCGCTGGTCGGGTCGAGCCCGACAAGCACCGCAAAAGGCAGATAGGCATCGTCCCGCGCCGCCCTGTTCGACAGCAGCCCCGCCGCCCCTGTTCCGGCAGACAGGGGACGGGGACCGGGTGAATGGACGTGGCCCAGCAAAGACACCGCCATTCGGCGGTCCGCCCGCGCCGGCTCGACGATCAGGATGTCGCCATGGGCCAGGCGGGCCGGCTGACCGGACTCCAACTCGATCAGCCGTTCGCTTCCGTCATGGGCGATGGTGGACAGGCGGAATGCCGATGGTCCGGGCCGCAGCGCGCCGCCGGCCAGGGCCAGCAGTTCCTCCGCATCCATCGCCTCCGCCTTCGCGGGAAGTTCGAAGATGCCGGGGCGTTGCACCTGCCCGGTGATGGCCAGGGTCGGGCCAAGGGGCGGCACGACGATCCTTGTCCCGTCCGCCAGCCGCTGATCCGCCGCACCTTCGCCGGTGTGCATCAGCTCGTACAGATCGACCGGCGTCCCGGCGGCCTCGCCCGGCTGCACCAGCTGGATCGAGCGCAGGCTGCCGGACGGCATCACGCCGCCGGCCGCGAACAGCGCGTCCAGCACAGTGGCGAAGGCGGACAGATCATGCCGGCCCGGTCGCCGCACCTCCCCCAGGATCAGGACGGAGAGACGGCGCGGGCGGGCCAGGGTGACGAAGGCGCGGGTATCCAGCAGGGTGGATGCGACCTCCGCCTCCACTTCCCGCCGCACCTCGCCAAGGGACCGGCCGCCGGCCTGGACGGGCCGCAGGCCATCGACGATCAGAAGCCCATCCGTGCCGACCGTATGGGATTCCTGGCTTGCCGTCTGGCCGCGCAGGGTCACGGTCAGGGTGTCGCCCGGCCCCAGCACATGCCCGTCCGCGATGGCGCCCATGGCCGGCTCTGCCCTGGCGCCTGTCTGATCGAACAGGGCATAACCATACTGGCGCAACGGCTCCCCGGCCCGGACCCCATAACTTTCCTCCAGCCGGTTCGGCGGGGGACCGTCTGACGCTGCCGGGCCAGCCGCGGAAAGAAGCAGGCCGGCGATGAGGAGGAGAAGGGCGCGCAAGGGCGGCATCGGCCTGTATGCAGCTAGAAGGAGCGTGGCCGATACCATACACAAGTATTGCGGGTCGTGTCAGCAAGGCCGCATGGCAATTGCCGCCTCCGCCTTGCTGCGGATAGGCTGGGTTGTTGACGGAAG comes from the Indioceanicola profundi genome and includes:
- a CDS encoding helix-turn-helix domain-containing protein, producing the protein MSANKSSRKATLAKAYSLSKRGEGPNPIDIHVGQRLRLRRTLLGLSQETLGEAVGITFQQLQKYERGANRISASRLFNLSQVLGVPVTFFFEDLPSPGDEGLGEPSETQEFESMARRETLELVRAYYRIPEENVRRRAFELIKALAGDATEDESDDE
- a CDS encoding SLBB domain-containing protein, with protein sequence MPPLRALLLLIAGLLLSAAGPAASDGPPPNRLEESYGVRAGEPLRQYGYALFDQTGARAEPAMGAIADGHVLGPGDTLTVTLRGQTASQESHTVGTDGLLIVDGLRPVQAGGRSLGEVRREVEAEVASTLLDTRAFVTLARPRRLSVLILGEVRRPGRHDLSAFATVLDALFAAGGVMPSGSLRSIQLVQPGEAAGTPVDLYELMHTGEGAADQRLADGTRIVVPPLGPTLAITGQVQRPGIFELPAKAEAMDAEELLALAGGALRPGPSAFRLSTIAHDGSERLIELESGQPARLAHGDILIVEPARADRRMAVSLLGHVHSPGPRPLSAGTGAAGLLSNRAARDDAYLPFAVLVGLDPTSGARRLVPIHAGRPGTAPALADGDSLVLFGPEEIAFLSSRAVLDLMASDEGDTSFRSPPAQPKECPGLSALAARVAADGKGAFAAGPMAAAAAALTGPDLPCPVLFAEQPDLLPLALDHAVLLREGVLRPGFYPAGPGATPAELVSAAGGATGAPLAMVGAAGGLGILDAAEPWVELTGAVKNPGRIPLRRAGTLRDLLGKGEALTDDVYGLFAIIERVDRARGARTLVPFAPAEVMEGGFDRRLADRDKVVILSRPQLRAILDSPAGPEEPTAPPALTGPEATGPKDLLPADAALLRLLEDRSVSLRGAVAEPGIYPVAVSATVPALIAAAGGLLAQADPDSVEMVAGDPETAEPVRLLRLSSPAAASLMLRPGDAVRVPRRTPSPQRGGIVLAGEVREPGHFDLLPGEKLSSVLARAGGLLPTAYPAGAIFIRDSARQAERQGLLRAAEEMERSLSMALLRPDPPDARHVELARGLVEELRTAGPVGRVTMEADPAVLAVRPHLDMVLEPGDRLYVPKRPLTVTVSGEVLSPAVLQFAPGKSGRIYLEEAGGLTRNADRGRIFVLLPDGSAKPLSEIGRHAVDAIPPGSTIIVPRDAEPYGFLTIAQSVTTILSQLALTAAAIASFD
- a CDS encoding glycosyltransferase family 2 protein; translation: MDRIPVTAIVLTRNEAENLPACLDSLARFAEVVVVDSDSTDGTAAVARDHGARVVRFVWNRAYPKKKQWSLDELDLLHDWVMFVDADERVTPALADELAALFAAGPMSLAYFVRARPVVMGRVLRFGAGFRKIALLNRRRCRYPVCDDLGVATMWEVEGHYQPTVDGQIGSLRQPMLHDDRKPLYQWFERHNRYSDWEVWLDGQERRLPVYRAETRARRLAKRVFARLPCRPLLVFLAVYIARLGVLDGGPGLHYALSRAFYYWQVDYKRRWTDAERKAGRDPDLAYSSSDSSSVASPASALISSNARRRTFSSGMR
- a CDS encoding glycosyltransferase family 2 protein, with the protein product MAPAVSVITVVRNDAAGLALTRASLIAQDWRDFEWLVADGGSTDGTAELLAGWAGEMGWWDSKPDAGPFDAMNRAMEQARGEWLLFLNAGDRLADSKALSALAAAREHADLVYGDAVEEVAPGLTAIRPARRPRWAFYGMFAHHCAILYRHDQVRGLRYRTDLRIAADYGFTLEALRSARTCVHVSRPVACFASGGRSRTEERLGREEQFQLRRWTLCMPLAVCLSIRIIQFGMGSLRRFWPKFYGRLRFTSTFGP